AAGCGCCTTGGGCCTTCGCCCGTGCGCTGGCGGTGGATGGCGCGTTCGGCATCGGCGAGCAGCCAGGTGAGGCCGGGCCACGCTGGTTGCGTGAGCTGGGCTAGCCCCCAGCGCAAGATGAAGCCGGGCTCAGCCCGGCTTTTTTTTGTCTGTCGAATGGGGCGAAGCCCCGAAATCTCCTGCCTTTGGGCGCTTTTTCGCGCCATTCGCCCGGCGCTGCGCCATCGATGGGCAAGTTGGCAATCTTTTTGCTTCGCCTGCCCAAGTTGCTGAATTGGTCAGTATTTTGTCAGCCCGGTCCGGGGCAACGGCCTCTCAAGGTAAGTCGACAATGAAAACAGTCATCCTGGCCGGCGGCCTGGGTACACGCATCAGCGAAGAGTCGCATCTTCGTCCCAAGCCGATGATCGAGATCGGTGGCAAGCCGATCATCTGGCACATCATGAAAATCTACTCCCACTACGGGATCAACGATTTCGTGATCTGCCTGGGTTACAAGGGCTATGTGATCAAGGAGTACTTTGCCAACTACTTCCTGCACATGTCCGACGTGACCTTCGACATGTCGGAAAACCGCATGCACATCCACAACCGCAATGCCGAGCCGTGGCGCGTGACCCTGGTCGACACCGGTGACAACACAGCCACCGGCGGGCGCCTGAAGCGTGTGCGCGACTATGTCGGTGACGATACCTTCTGCCTGACCTACGGCGACG
The Pseudomonas sp. KU43P genome window above contains:
- the rfbF gene encoding glucose-1-phosphate cytidylyltransferase; protein product: MKTVILAGGLGTRISEESHLRPKPMIEIGGKPIIWHIMKIYSHYGINDFVICLGYKGYVIKEYFANYFLHMSDVTFDMSENRMHIHNRNAEPWRVTLVDTGDNTATGGRLKRVRDYVGDDTFCLTYGDGVADVDIPALIDFHKGHGKLSTVTAVQPPGRYGALDVRGEQVHGFQEKPLGDGGWINGGFFVLEPGIFDYIEGDDTTWEYEPMRALASSGQLMTHTHRGFWQAMDTLRDRTYLEERWKSGEAQWRVWS